A part of Desulfotomaculum nigrificans DSM 574 genomic DNA contains:
- a CDS encoding IS200/IS605 family accessory protein TnpB-related protein: MKTTAMGVILELTETQQAYLDNLMARYCAAVRWSFKRLLEGKRNQDIRQGVQVKFNLNSRQANDAVYDAQSTIKSQHELVKLHYANALAKVEFTQKRITKAKSSKKKANLQKRLEKEQRKLADWQKHLEAKTFPTIVFGGKRLFLERCKGNITREEWQEARSNRYLSRGDKTKGGNLNTRLYEMNGQIYLDIAAEPTGTGRYKRITVPVYLAHKPSKKTRKINGRNYRQMVLDYLKTGSSYQVEIIRKDGRYYIHVTIEEDMPDPYHAHGAVGVDTNPDGLGIALTDCLGQYRGSQWIRQGEWTYAKSNRRNNLIGEKAKKVVALAKETGGALAVEDLKFKHDKSVTAKFNRMSHGFVWSKFLAYIDRCAAREGVPVIKVKPAFTSVIGILKYQHQYGLSNHQAAALVIARRGLGFDYERIPKRLVDRFIKAKEGFRKLNNWQQWSAVKKAILKQLKKKGVNSLVSWQVHRKELLGVG, from the coding sequence GTGAAAACGACGGCAATGGGAGTAATCCTTGAACTTACCGAAACCCAACAAGCCTACCTCGATAACCTCATGGCCCGTTACTGTGCAGCAGTCAGGTGGAGCTTTAAAAGATTACTGGAAGGCAAAAGAAACCAGGACATCCGCCAAGGCGTGCAGGTCAAGTTTAACCTCAACTCCCGCCAGGCCAACGATGCGGTGTATGATGCCCAAAGCACCATCAAAAGCCAGCATGAATTGGTCAAGTTACACTACGCCAATGCCCTGGCCAAAGTAGAGTTTACCCAAAAGCGAATAACTAAAGCCAAATCGTCCAAGAAAAAAGCCAACCTGCAAAAACGACTGGAAAAGGAACAGAGGAAGCTGGCAGACTGGCAAAAACACCTGGAAGCCAAGACCTTTCCGACAATAGTTTTCGGAGGAAAGAGACTGTTTCTGGAAAGGTGTAAGGGCAATATCACCCGGGAAGAATGGCAGGAAGCAAGAAGCAACCGTTACCTGTCCCGGGGAGACAAAACCAAGGGCGGCAACTTGAATACACGCCTGTACGAGATGAACGGTCAAATCTATCTTGATATAGCCGCCGAGCCAACTGGAACAGGCAGATATAAGCGTATCACCGTTCCGGTTTACCTGGCCCATAAACCTTCCAAAAAAACAAGAAAAATCAATGGTCGAAACTACCGGCAGATGGTTTTGGACTACCTTAAAACAGGCAGCTCCTACCAAGTAGAAATAATTCGTAAGGACGGCAGGTACTATATTCATGTCACCATCGAAGAAGATATGCCGGATCCCTATCATGCCCACGGTGCTGTTGGGGTAGATACCAACCCTGACGGCTTAGGAATTGCCCTAACAGACTGCCTGGGACAGTACCGGGGCAGTCAGTGGATAAGACAGGGAGAATGGACTTATGCCAAAAGCAACCGGAGGAATAACCTTATTGGAGAAAAGGCAAAGAAAGTAGTAGCTCTGGCAAAAGAAACAGGCGGTGCCCTGGCAGTAGAAGATTTGAAATTTAAACACGACAAATCCGTAACGGCCAAATTTAACCGTATGAGCCACGGTTTTGTCTGGTCAAAGTTTCTGGCATATATTGACCGGTGTGCTGCCCGTGAGGGTGTGCCGGTAATAAAGGTAAAACCGGCCTTTACCTCGGTCATAGGAATTCTGAAATACCAGCACCAGTACGGGTTATCAAACCACCAGGCAGCAGCCTTAGTGATAGCCCGGAGGGGTCTGGGGTTTGACTATGAAAGAATTCCTAAACGATTGGTAGACAGGTTTATTAAAGCAAAAGAAGGCTTTAGAAAGTTAAATAACTGGCAGCAGTGGTCTGCTGTCAAGAAAGCAATATTAAAACAGCTAAAGAAGAAAGGGGTGAACAGCCTGGTTTCCTGGCAGGTTCACCGGAAAGAACTGTTAGGTGTAGGGTAA
- a CDS encoding Uma2 family endonuclease, with protein sequence MATELTIFNDREYTIEDYMKIDDGQRYELIGGELIMVPSPKPRHQRVSAKISFQFESFLRQNPLGEVYYAPIDVLLGDQVVQPDIIFISDNRLNIVGELNIQGAPDLVIEVLSPSTASYDKKKKGQIYLKYGVKEYWTVDIDAKIIDVYKVGEKQWQWLGSYDEEDTITTQLIPGLEIKLNEIF encoded by the coding sequence ATGGCCACCGAACTCACCATTTTTAACGACAGAGAGTATACAATTGAAGATTATATGAAAATAGATGACGGGCAGCGGTATGAATTAATCGGAGGGGAATTAATTATGGTTCCAAGTCCAAAACCCAGACACCAAAGAGTTAGTGCGAAAATCTCATTTCAATTTGAAAGTTTTCTTAGGCAAAACCCTTTAGGCGAAGTTTATTACGCCCCTATTGATGTTTTACTTGGTGATCAAGTGGTACAACCTGATATTATTTTTATTTCAGACAACCGCTTAAACATTGTAGGTGAACTAAATATTCAAGGTGCTCCTGATCTTGTTATTGAGGTACTATCCCCTTCTACAGCGAGTTACGACAAAAAGAAAAAGGGTCAGATTTATTTAAAGTATGGGGTTAAGGAATACTGGACCGTAGACATAGATGCCAAAATCATAGACGTCTATAAAGTTGGCGAAAAGCAATGGCAATGGTTGGGTTCTTATGATGAAGAAGATACCATTACAACTCAGTTAATTCCAGGATTAGAAATAAAACTAAATGAAATATTCTAA
- a CDS encoding VOC family protein: MAVEVYLNFNGNCREALEFYAEVFETEQPQIMTYGQMPPDPEFTLPEEAKNLVMHARLNINGSTVMFSDVLPGMPFVVGNNISLTIASKNMDEIKSIFSKLKKGGTVGMDLQETFWSKCYGNLTDKFGIGWQFNYDS, encoded by the coding sequence ATGGCTGTTGAAGTATATCTGAATTTTAATGGAAATTGTCGTGAAGCATTAGAGTTTTACGCAGAGGTTTTTGAAACAGAACAACCACAAATAATGACCTATGGCCAAATGCCGCCTGACCCGGAATTTACCCTTCCAGAGGAAGCGAAAAATTTAGTCATGCACGCACGGCTTAACATTAATGGAAGCACTGTTATGTTTTCTGATGTTCTTCCTGGTATGCCCTTTGTTGTTGGAAACAACATCAGCCTTACAATTGCAAGTAAGAACATGGATGAAATTAAATCTATATTTAGTAAACTGAAAAAAGGCGGCACTGTAGGTATGGACCTTCAAGAAACATTTTGGAGCAAATGCTACGGCAATCTCACAGATAAGTTTGGAATTGGATGGCAGTTTAACTATGACAGTTGA